ATTGTTGTTGCTTGTTGTTGAATGGACCACAATCATTATTCTATCTGTTGAACCCATTATGTATTGTGTGGGATTGGATGGCTCGTCGAGACTTAACTCTTCTATCAGAAGAAGGCTATAGAGTTCTTCTATAGTAACTGGTGCATATTTTGCATATGTTCTAACTGCAGTTTGGAATGATCTATAAGTTTTTGTAAAACCTTTTAGGGTGTATAAAAGAATATCCATGTCACTTACAGGTTCTCCACTAGTACCTAGTTAGTCCTTGCTTTAGATAAATGGTATGGGATGGCTGTTTCTAAAAGAGTAGCATTAATCCAGGATAGCACCATTTGATCCTTTTCATACCACTTATCAAAGGCAATATTCACTATTCTTTTATCACCTTCTAAGATGATTTTGATGAATTAGAAGTACTTCTATCTACAACACCCATTAATTATGACCTCTAAGGATTGGGAATAAAAGAGAACTCCATATAAAATAACAGTTGGAGTCAAGCTTAATAGGAATTAGACTGGCGATATTTGCGATTACCAGAGGAGCGACTGATGATATTTCAAATGTAGGGACTAAAGATGATAGTTCTTCCATGACCTTCGAATTTTTGATGCCAAGAACAAGTGGCGATGAGTCCTAtacgctctgataccaagaaagagaagaagatttTGGAGAAAGAATAGAAAATTTTTGAGAATGAGAATAGTGGTCGCTTTACCACTATTGTATTGTATTGTTTTTATAGACACATAAGAATACATATAGAAAATTTGACCTAATTGATTTGGGTTTAATTACAAAATTCGAATTTGAACTGCACCAAAAACGATAATCGTGTTGGCATTTCTTGTGATTATTGCTAGCATGAATAAAATCTGCTATCAAGAGGGCTTGTTTAACCAATTAAACAATCTTCTATTCAGCAGAAACCAACGATGCATAGGAATATAACAAACGTATATGCTCTTTTTATAGATAGGCTTCTATCTAGTGAAAGAGATAAAACAAGAAGAATTCATCTTTTATCACCTCATTTTAGGTATTATCTCTAACTTTTGTCCTCACACCTCTCACACGTAGTCCAGCTCACCTTACACACACCGCAGCCGAGAAACTATCAACCAAGCCTGTCTAATATTCCTATATGATGTCGCAGCCAATTAATTAAACTAGCAAACCACGCTTGCTTATAACTTCCAACCACATAAGCCATCACCTGATTATAAATACTAGTAAGTGCAATATCTGTCATGTGCTCAACATCCTATATTTCTCTTCAACCGAGCAATTAGAATGGCTCCATAACCCTTCAACCTTTCATGCCGCTAACCCTTCAACACTGCAATGCAACATAAATATCATGTTTGAGAAAACTTGGGGTAAATGCAAAAATCTAGGATTCATTAAAAAATGTGATAAATTCACTATTAAAAATTaaacaataaaatataaaatttttagtaTATTCATATGTTTACTCACAAAAGCAGCTAGCTTTAGTGAGGTGGCCACAACATATGATAGCATTATACAACCATCaagtatttttttgtttttttaaatccATGGATAATGCTTGAAAAGGTCATGAGTAGTTAAGAGTAGTCATAAAATTCATGAAGAATTTTAGAGAAGATAATCATTCAGCCAATGAAAAAGACTTGAATAATTCAAAAACATCCAATATCTAGACAATTTAATTTGTAAGCATTGGCAAGGCAAGTTAAGGTTAAGTCAGCTTAAAATCACCTGGAATTTGGAAATAACCATAAGTAAGTGCCGGAATTTTGCCCTTGAACTCACAGGATCCTGTCCATTCTCACAAAGAACTGACGaccttgcatttttttttctaactcaGCACCTACAAGAAATTCAGGTCCGAAAGGGACAAATGCTACCAGTATAAAGCAAATAAACGGCATTGCAAATTGTTTCTTGCAGTAAGCTTTGCACCAGAGCAACAACTTCCCTTGTTTTCTCAACAAATAAATCCGGTTAATACCGTTAAAAAAAAGGCCTGGCCCCGTTGTTCTCAATGCAAGCGGTGCTATAGAGCTGGAATCATCGAAGAATATCCATAAGGAACTTTCGAAGCCAAGCTATAatacccctttctttctttcaaggCCCATTCCAGAGACAACCAACACGTAGCTAGCCTCTAAGCTCTCCATAACCATTGTGGCGAAAATATTATCTCATGCACTCAACATCCTTCCACCAccactccttcctcctcctactCCTCCTACTAACCTTCGATGATGCCGTCATCGGCGACGGTAACGATCCAGGGTACATGGTCATGGAGCAGCAAGCACTTCTGGCCTTCAGGCAGGCCTTCCGCCGCCTCCTCCATGAACCCAGCTGGAATGGACCGCACTGCTTGCTCAACAGCTCCGCATGGCGCGGCATCAGTTGCCTTAACAACCGTGTCACAGCCATCGATCTCCCAGACTTCGACCTCTCCGGCCAGCTCGATGACCCCTTAGTTCTCGCCAACCTCACGGAGCTCACCATCTTATCCTTCCGAAACAACTCGATCTATGGTGACATGTTGGAGTTCTCCTTCAACCTTAAGCTCACAAGCATCGACTTCTCGATGAACAAGCTTAGCGGGCCAATCTACGATTCTTTGCAATATCTTGATCGCTTGGAGTCTTTGCAGCTTGATCATAACATGTTAAATGGGGAAATCCCGCCATTGAATCAATCGAGCTTGAAGGCATTGAACCTTTCATATAACAATCTAACTGGCCAGATTCCACGGACCGCCACCCTCCAAGCGTTCAACGAGTCTTCTTATCTCCATAATCCAGGCTTGTGCGGCGAGCCTGGTCCTATACCATGCCAAGATATTGAAGTGAACAACCGCCCAGAGACGAAAAGAAGTTTGTTCTCAGATGGTCCAATTGTAGCCGTTTTTATATTGTTAGATATTATCGCACTAATCTTTTTGGCACGGAGCATCTTTGTTCGTTGTATGAAGCCAAAAGAGAGCAAGGAAGTGAAGGAGAAGAGTTTCGAGGTAGAATTTTCTGGGTTGGATGTGAATAGAGATGGCTTGGCAagtgaggaagagagagaagtaGTGAAAGAAGTGAAGAGGGAGATAACCTTTGTAAGGGATGTGGGTGGTTTTGATCTGGACAGCCTTCTGAAAGCCACGGCTGAGGGGTTGGGGAGGGGGAGCTTCGGGACTAGTTATAAGTCTATTCTCCCTGATGCGCGGGTGATCGTGGTGAAGAGGCTAAGGGAGCTAAGCCCATTAAGCAGCGAAGAATTCTCGAAGCAGATGAGAGCTCTTGGAGCCATGGAGCATGCAAACCTATTGCCTTTGCTCGGCTTCCATTACTCCGAGAATGAAAAGCTTTTATTCTTTAACTTTGCACAAAATGGCAACCTGTTCGATCGAATCCATGGTAAGATTAACTAATCATTTTTTGCTAGATCATCGAGGCAATCGTACTAATTTACTCATTATTAATCACCAAATGATCATCTCCATAAGCAGGAGGAAAGGGACCGAACAGAATTCCATTCAAATGGAGCTCGAGGTTATCGGCGGCACATGGCGTGGCTCAAGCAATGGAATACTTGCACCGGAACACCAAAGGATCGATACCTCATGGGAATTTAAGATCGACAAACGTTCTTCTCGACGAGAAAGATGTTGCCTTGGTTTGTGATTATGGGCTTATCTCCCTCTTCCCTCCATCGCTGGCTGTCCGAAGGATGGTGTCGTATAAATCACCTGATTATAAGCAACTTGGAAAAATTTCTGAGAAGACTGACGTATGGAGCTATGGATGTCTCCTTCTCGAGCTCCTAACAGGCAAGATCTCCGCCTACACTGCACCAGAGGGGATCGAGGGGGTGGAGCTGTGCCGTTGGATCCACCGAGCAGTTCGAGAGGAGTGGACTGCCGAGGTGTTTGATGCTGAGATCTTAGTCGAGAGGTGTGCGGGGAAGGGGATGATCAGGTTGCTAGAGATTGCGCTATCGTGCATCGAGATGTCGCCTGACAAACGGCCGGAGATGGGGGAGGTGGTCAGGGAGGTGGAGGGGATAATAGCAAGCGATTTCGATACCAAAGAGGACTCCACGGGCAGGGATATCTCCACTGCTGCTGGTTATTCTCATACCTGAAATCCATCCAAGATTGATGTAAAAGTAGTAGTTCTAAGATCGGCATCTATGGTATCGTTTTACACTGTATGTTATTTTTAAATGACGTTGTCTTTCATTTTCAATAGTTTTGCTCCTGGATGTGAAACTTTTGTTGCTTCTGTTTATACGAGGAGAAATATATTTGTTGCTCGCTGTCTGTTAGTATTGACTTGTTTAAAACAGCTGTACGTGTATCTCTTATACAAGTGATTTATAAGTTATAACCTAGCCATTTCTTGCACCTGGATGTAGTTTAACTCCAGAGGTTCAGGTTCTAACTTCTGCCTTTGGAGCCACGGTAACAAAGGTAAGTGGGAATATAATTGGCTCAAAGAAGATGGGGTTCCCCATTGCTCAAGGACGTACTTCACTGGTGCGAATCATCGTCAGATATCTGCCATGGATCTAGCATTTGCCACCCTCGCTGAATACAGTGTTCTATAGACAAGCAACACACCAATATCCAGCAATTTGATAAAAAATGATTCAGAGTGATAATTTGTGAGGATCCATATGGGGTATGTTTAATCCTACATCAGTTATGCGGTAGGTAGATCTTAGGTATTTATAGcgtcaagaaatctaaataatatcttttggctATTTTTTTTGGGTGAGCTCTTAAATTGTGACAAATATATCAGAGCGGAATCAACCCATAGTCTATATAGACTATGTGACATTGCAGCATGGgttcatggagatgaccacgagctaatcgtggtgtttgtaattaaatttaaatggattt
Above is a window of Phoenix dactylifera cultivar Barhee BC4 unplaced genomic scaffold, palm_55x_up_171113_PBpolish2nd_filt_p 000190F, whole genome shotgun sequence DNA encoding:
- the LOC103720324 gene encoding probable inactive receptor kinase At2g26730, whose product is MVMEQQALLAFRQAFRRLLHEPSWNGPHCLLNSSAWRGISCLNNRVTAIDLPDFDLSGQLDDPLVLANLTELTILSFRNNSIYGDMLEFSFNLKLTSIDFSMNKLSGPIYDSLQYLDRLESLQLDHNMLNGEIPPLNQSSLKALNLSYNNLTGQIPRTATLQAFNESSYLHNPGLCGEPGPIPCQDIEVNNRPETKRSLFSDGPIVAVFILLDIIALIFLARSIFVRCMKPKESKEVKEKSFEVEFSGLDVNRDGLASEEEREVVKEVKREITFVRDVGGFDLDSLLKATAEGLGRGSFGTSYKSILPDARVIVVKRLRELSPLSSEEFSKQMRALGAMEHANLLPLLGFHYSENEKLLFFNFAQNGNLFDRIHGGKGPNRIPFKWSSRLSAAHGVAQAMEYLHRNTKGSIPHGNLRSTNVLLDEKDVALVCDYGLISLFPPSLAVRRMVSYKSPDYKQLGKISEKTDVWSYGCLLLELLTGKISAYTAPEGIEGVELCRWIHRAVREEWTAEVFDAEILVERCAGKGMIRLLEIALSCIEMSPDKRPEMGEVVREVEGIIASDFDTKEDSTGRDISTAAGYSHT